tgtgaataaaaaaatgaaacagaaagaaaaatatcaaaacatAAACAGAGTATAGAATAGATAATAACAATGAAACCTCaaggagaaaataaaaaggaccTTGTTCAGGATCCAACGAGAGTGATTGTAAGCTCGGCGAAAGAGTTCGTCGAGGGCATTATCGTCATTGGAATCAACTTCTCTGTAGTTGACAAAGTTTTCGCGCGCGTATTTTGCGTAATAAGGTCTTGTGTCTGCAGGTAGTTGCCGAACTAGCCTCAGAACTTCACCATACACTCTCAGTGCTTTCTGCATCTCTTCCTCCAACAACAAAGCGTTTTTCGTTGATGTTTAAGggcatttatataaataatttccaACGACATGGGGCGAACATGGGCTAATCGACCCACATGAAACCGAACTGGGCTTTATCTTTCTGCGCTAGCATTGAGTACTGGCAGTACTAGACAGACATTAATACTATCTGGTATATCATTGGTCTAACCTTACGTAAGGCCAGCTCGAGTAAGCTGGGGGAAAGGAAAAGACAACACTCATAAACACTAGGCACACTCCTAATAGCGCCTATGGTCTTCctcttttatgtctttctcttttctcttgcAATTATCTTCTCGTTTCTGGAATCCAGGTTCCAATTACGGATTTTGAAAGATTTGATTtctgtttttaattttggGTTTATGTTATAAGACtttgatttttgattttatgGTATTCTTATAACTTAAATTTACAGTATTTTTGTATTTGCTTTCCATTATCGTAATGGTGTTTTATATCGAGCAGTGTTTGAAATTGATCAATGAGTTTGTTATATGTTTGGAGTAAATTGAGCTAGAATAAAAGGATtggaattctttttttcttgttgtcaCTGGAGTGTAACTTATGATACTAAGGTCatgtttaaaatttgattagtgTTATATATGGTGAAAGTTTAAAAACTTGATCTTTATCTGGGAATTCTTTTATATGCCAGACTCCGGATCGGGGAGTTTTTTCTTGTTGTCAATGTGATTTGTGATACTCAATTTGACCGTTATCTGGGAATTGTATTCAGCTTTGATAGCTTTTCCATATGTTTCTATATCTGGATTATGATCCTTTGTATGTTTTATCATAATTCtagcatttttttttctcttttctctttattctttttttttttttttcagaataAACTTATTTTCCCTTTATTCTTGAAGACTGAAGCTTTTGGAATTTAGCCTATCTTGGTTTCAACAAAGATTTCATATTGCTGTTGTCAAcatttatttgtataaaaaatatcaacctttttccttttcaaaggGATACGATTAGCTGCTATTAATTACTATGGAGACAGACAGGTTTAGTTATGGTACCAAAGAGGCTTTTATCTTACCATCTAGAATAGGTAATACTGCCACTCTGATGTGTACTGTCTGCAGGCTTGTGTTTTAATGCCAATGGTGATTAGCCAGACCATTGTAAGTTTTGGTGTAGTATTGGAGCTAAGATGCAAATTGTTGTTTTTGGGAAAGTAAATATTATTGTGATTTCGTTATGGGGTTTCTACTATAGAGGTAAAGGAAACAAAGGTGTTTCTGGATGGAGCGGTGCTGTATTTGGCTTCAAAAGGGATTCATCAGAAACAGACTTAACAGTAACATAATATCCAATTTCCTTGCTTTTGTAAGATTCTAGGGTAGAGAATTGATAGATGTTCTATCATTGAGTTTTTCGCTGCAAGCTGTTGTTGCATTGGAATTGCAGTCGTGGGTCTTTTATGGGGTTTGGTATTTGCAGAGAAAAGGAGGTTAATCAAGAAAATAGctactttcttttttgaatgTGGATGATGTGATTGTGAGGCTATGTGAGATTAGTTGCATCTTTCTGTTGGTTAGGCTTCACTGTTGTAGCTCCTGTAAGTGCCATTGAACCCTTTGAATTGCGTGAAAGTAAAATACTCCAAATTCGGGAGTCCAAGAGTTTTATAAACGTTCTTGATGGAAAAAAATGTGAACGAAAGATTCCACGGAATTGAATTGGGCCCATAAATCTAAGAAATAGTGAGAATTCTTGATCTCTCTCAATTCGAAAATCCAGGTTTTGAATTGATGTCCTTCTATTGGTTCCTCCTAAATTTTGCATTAATTTATCCTAAAGATTTCATTTCAATTGGAATTTGGTTATTCACCATGTAAGGGGATCCCCACTAAGCATCCATGGCTGAATGGATGAAGCTGACAAGAATTGTTATATAGCTGTCGGTTTGAGGATGTTCATTATGGTTGTAAAAAACTGAAGCCTATCTTACTTGCGCCTGCTGGTTTCAAGGACTGATATCACAGGAAAAAGCAAATGGATTAGTTAAACGACAAAACAGGGTACAGACACAGATTGAAAAGATTGAAGGAGAGAAGGGTGAGGGAAAGCAATAAACTGATGTCTTATACGTGGTACATCTTGGCAGGAGTTCAACATGCAATgtgaagaatttaaaaaaaagaataagaatattaaGAATAAGATGAAATCCTTAAATTTAAGCTTTTAGATTAAGCTGCATAATCTGaatctttcattttttgtttcttcaaTTTCTCTCTGTTTCTTCCAAATTATATTGGATGAACATATTGCGGGCAAGTACTCTGTTTCTTAATAGATTCTTCAGATTATAATGAACTCTGTTCTAAAATCCTTGGTTGCGTTAGAGTTTAAAGAGCTATATCTGTCAAGTGGTGCAATCATTCAAATGTGACTATGACCATGTGTATGATAGCAGTGAAGGCCATTATGGTCGCTTAAACACTGGTGTATCATGTTGCTAATATTAGGTCCAGTCCAACCAAGCCCTATAGTTGAAGATAGTGCAGCCTTCACAATTCAAACACAAATTATCAAGGGAAAAAAAGTCTGGCCTCGTAATATTTTTGCAGTACTTGGATTGAAGTATTCGGTAAATTTAAGCTAGTTGTTAGAATAGTAATCTACCGCAATCCAAAGTTTGCATTCAACATCTTTCTCCTTCTCCCTCCCACCAACACTTGTGTTTATTTTACCAGTCATTGGGAAAAACTGATATGGATACATCAGGCTTCTGTAAGGGTCTACAATCTGTAATCTACTTCTACTCTATCAATAGCAATGCATAAATCAATCAAACTTGTGACTGTCCTTGATCTACTGTGTGGTGCTAAAGTCTGTTGTGAATGTCCTTCCAGATAACTTGCAACGGCGGTTCTTTTGCTTAAAGTTATAACACGATGAATGTTTCATGTGAACAGAAATCATTTTTACATGAGTTCACCTGAAGATTCTGAAATGAGCAACCCTGAAGATTCTGAAATGAGTGCCTCTGACGATTCTGAAATGAGTCCATCTGAAGATTCTAACTTCAGTACCAATGGAAGCGCCAAAGTGATGTGCTTTTGTAGCCTTCCTGCTGAAATGCGAGTGTCTCATACACCCGGAAATCCTTTCCGATTATTCTATAATTGCCAAAAGAGGTTTACTGTAAGTGCATCGTTCCTCTATCTCGACAGGAAATTATACTCTTCAGCCTGCTTGCTTTGTCCTCATTATCTCTTCTTATTATTGCCAGCAATGTGAATTTCTTCAGTGGGTTGATGAGCCAGATTTAACTGGTGATAGACATGTCGATGAGCTAAATCTCATCCGCAATTAGTGCATTAGACTACAAGAAAAACTGGGTGACATCGAACGGCAACAAAATAGTGATAGGGATGCCTGATAAAGGGAGAAATCTGAGCTCATGTTAAAGTTTTCTACTGTTCAAAGTGAACTGAAtgagattaaaaaaagaattaaatttgcGATTGAGTCAGATCTTATGCCccctattgataaattatggAGTGCGAATGATGAAGGAGATAATGCTATAGAGATCCATACTGTATAGGCAGTAAAATCAAATATCTGGTGGATGTACAGTTTCCTTCTTCTCTCCTGAgttttgagttgtttttatctGGTTAATATCTTTCATGTAATTAAAGCTTCTAAATAGTATGCCTTCGGGTTTCAGTGAGGTAGGTATACAAAGTATTGAGAACAGTCTTGGGTTCAGCTCTCCCTCTTCTATCTCTCTGAACCTTGCTACAGCAGGCTTGCTGAAGTGAACTTTACTAATTGCACCATGGCTTCCCCTTGCATTAGAACACTGGTAATGCAAAATATTGCCTTTTCCATTAATCGATACACTGATCTGGGAAAATTGTACTACCCTCATTCTTTGACATGAAAGGTAGAGACAAGTTTAAAAGCAACTTGGTAGATATATATTTGACATGCATTTGCTGCAACAAAAATAGGTAGAGACGAAATTAAACAAGGATCATTATTGTAGTTGGTAGATTTATCAACAACTGGGAACACAAAAAATCTACAGAAAATCAGACCAACAAACAAAAGTATAGATAGTTAGCTGGAGTGAAGTGAGAGGTGTGATAGTTAGCCAGCCAAGCATCTTAGGGTCTTGATCTagaatttaagaaagaaaaagcacTTCCTCTTTATTCACTCGATCTCCCTCTTCGGCTTGACAAGAGAAAATCTGCCAATGAGGAAAAAACAGTTAGACAAACTCAAATTGATAGGACATCACCGCCACCTTCATCCTAATGCTTAGGTATGTAAATTTAACagttaaatgataaaaattgtcgtattttttaagaagaatCAATGAAAATCAGTCATTTTTCtcgagaaaaaaaaatgaaaaataaagtgataaaattaattattattttctataataatacGAGGGAACAATTTCTGACATAAAAAGCCATAGGGCATGGGAAATTAGTATCcgagatttcttttttttggtcTAATGTTGGACTACAAAAtgttcaaaaataataataaatgttgTACGTGGAAAAGATCGtcttttattactattttagctaatttcattttcatatctcaatttgcatttttattcttgtgcagtaattaatttttaaaaatataatatttaaattaaaagttaaaaaattatgtattatatttaataataaatatgaacaattttaaatctttaatatttttttctagtgcattaaatattatgacgcaatataaataaaaatttgcaTTATGCTACACAGGCgaggaaattaaaattaaaaaaaaaaaaagaaaagaaaaagggacgAGGATTCTACTATCACGTGCAGCATGCAGAGAGGGGTTTGGTTCTCGAAAAGGTTATCTTAAAAGTTCTCAAAACTTTTCCGACATATCATTCTTTATTaacaaaatctcataaacaaTCTACTAACAAAATCTCCTgaacaatttaataatagcaggtaattatttaatttctgcATATAATAGTAAGCGATAAAAGAAATGATCTATAATCAGCTCATTCTATACTACCTCTAATCAGtagaaaaatagtttaattagtagaattaattatcattaatcaAATACTAAATTAGAGATGAACAAAAAGACAATCTATCTAGTTTTGCTCGTGATACCTTTGGTCTGGATCTGTCTCCAAATCTGTTGCCGCGTTATCagtaaaaagattaaaaagaataaaattgaaaatctgAACTTTTTGCTTCTGAAAGCATACCAAAAATGGCACATCATCAAGTGGGTCCCACCTTCCAGACATCACACGCCGTATGCATTCATAGCTGCATCCCAACAGGGTCCCTTCCCTTCCCTTCCCTCACTCCCTACTTCACTTCTTAACTAGCCTTACTACCAAAGCTAAattatagagagagaaagctagtgagagagagagagcaaaGAAATGATAGAGGAGGATGGAGAATGGGTGGTGGTGCGACGGCCGGCGGAGAAAGACTGGTGGAGGCCGAGTAGTTTGATAGagaataatgatgatgatgaagataGGCCATTGAAAATTGTGTTCAGTGGGCCAGCTAAGCATTGGACTGATGCTATTCCAATTGGGAATGGTCGCTTGGGTGCTATGGTTTTTGGTGGTGTTGCATCTGAAACTCTTCGTATCAACGGTATTTTCATAACCCAgataaagaaatttcttattttgccATAAAAATggttactttttttttcttgatgctGTACTAAAAGAAGTTTCGAGCTTTTGGATTAATATTGCTTGAAAGAAgggatttttttaaatgtcgTACTGTAAAAAGTTTCAAGCTTTTGGATTGTAGATTGTTTGAAGGAAGAataatggtttttttttttttttttttttgatgtTGGTTTAATTGTGAAAGAGAGTATTTTTCTTGGAGAAGTTAGAAAAATTGGAGTTTGGATCAATTGAATTAGAGGTTTTCTTGTATGCTTCTTGATGATGAATTTTTCTACTCAGTGACAGAGttcttatgttttattttaattgctaAATTGCAACTTTTTATGCAGTGAGTGAAGGACAGTAATCTCCGTTGTAGTTGGagacaatattattatttgcgtTAACTGCATTGTATGATATAGAATGCCTTTGTCCTCCTTTCTTTTAACCAACTCACCATATTTTATCTGGATCTTTTAGAGGATACACTCTGGACTGGGACTCCGGGAAACTATACTAACCCTAATGCTCCAGAGGCACTAACACAAGTTAGAAAACTTGTTGGTGATAGAAAGTATGCTGAAGCCACTACAGAAGCGGTCAAATTGTCAGGACTGCCTTCTGAGGTATGTATTTCATTTTGTCTATGATAAAGccatttttttgttgttttactAAATTGGTGGTGACAATTCAATTGTCCTTTTGAGGTTTATTTAATGGTATGTGCACCTTTGCTCGCAAGTTAACTTGATGATGAATGAAGATGATAATTTTGACTTCTATATTGTTGCCTTTGAAGTTCACATAAGATGGTTAAGCAGAGTATATCCACCAGCATGATAGTCTGGGACTACTGCTTTGCCAGCTAATGCATTAATGCTTTTGTCGGTTCTTAGCTGACCTCAAGCTAGGATGATCTGCTCTTGTTGGGTATATTCATTCCTTATACTGAATTAATGTGATCAAATCTTGTAAGAGTGCCTTGTCTATCTAATATATCCTATAAAGCACCAATTTCCCTGACCAACTTCATGGTTGCCATGTCGAGCGAGCTTTCTATTACTAATAATGCTGggtttctttttaatgttgGTGACTTTTTCTATTCAGTAACAATAAGATTTCAGTGTTTTTCAGAATCTCAtctaattgttattttctGTTGTTGAAGATCTACCAAGTACTTGGTGATATCAAACTGGAATTTGACGATTCCCATCTCAGCTATGATGAGAAAACATATCAGAGAGAGCTGGACTTGGACACTGCCACAGCAAGAGTAAAATACTCTTTAGGTGATGTGGAATATACGAGAGAGCATTTTGCTTCTAATCCAAATCAAGTGGTTGTGACAAAGATTGCTGCAAGCAAACCAGGGTCTGTATCATTTACAGTGCTTTTAGACAGCGAGTTGCATCATCATTCATATACAAAAGGTGAAAATCAGATTTTTATTGAAGGAAGTTGTCCTGGTAAAAGGGCCCCACCACAAATATATGCAAGTGATGGTCCCAAGGGAATTGAGTTTGCTGCAATTCTCAAGTTACAGATTAGTGAGGGAAGAGGAAAGATACATGTTTTAGATGACAGAAAATTGAAGGTGGAAGGTTCAGATTGGGCAGTTTTAAGTTTAGTGGCTTCATCTTCATTTGATGGACCATTCACTATGCCTTCAGCGTCCAAGAAGGATCCTACTTCCGCATGCCTGCATGCGCTAGATTtggttaaaaatttatcatataCTGATCTATATGCACGTCATTTGGATGATTATCAGACTCTTTTTCATCGTGTCTCACTACGGCTTTCAAAAAGCTCAAAGAGCATTTTGGGAAACGGACCTTTGAATATGAAGAAATTTTTGtcctttaaaaattatctatcCCTTAATGAGAGCAAAGATGATACCATTTCAACTGCAGAGAGGGTAAAGTCATTTCGAACTGATGAAGATCCATCATTAGTGGAGCTCTTATTCCAGTATGGTCGATATTTGCTTATTTCTTGTTCAAGGCCTGGAACTCAGGTGGCAAATCTACAGGGTATATGGAGTAAGGATAATGCGCCACCATGGGAGtatgctctctctctctctctattatCTACCTATCTACCTATATGTTGTACT
The nucleotide sequence above comes from Ricinus communis isolate WT05 ecotype wild-type chromosome 6, ASM1957865v1, whole genome shotgun sequence. Encoded proteins:
- the LOC8272238 gene encoding uncharacterized protein LOC8272238, with protein sequence MVFLFYVFLFSLAIIFSFLESRNHFYMSSPEDSEMSNPEDSEMSASDDSEMSPSEDSNFSTNGSAKVMCFCSLPAEMRVSHTPGNPFRLFYNCQKRFTQCEFLQWVDEPDLTGDRHVDELNLIRN
- the LOC8272237 gene encoding alpha-L-fucosidase 2, encoding MIEEDGEWVVVRRPAEKDWWRPSSLIENNDDDEDRPLKIVFSGPAKHWTDAIPIGNGRLGAMVFGGVASETLRINEDTLWTGTPGNYTNPNAPEALTQVRKLVGDRKYAEATTEAVKLSGLPSEIYQVLGDIKLEFDDSHLSYDEKTYQRELDLDTATARVKYSLGDVEYTREHFASNPNQVVVTKIAASKPGSVSFTVLLDSELHHHSYTKGENQIFIEGSCPGKRAPPQIYASDGPKGIEFAAILKLQISEGRGKIHVLDDRKLKVEGSDWAVLSLVASSSFDGPFTMPSASKKDPTSACLHALDLVKNLSYTDLYARHLDDYQTLFHRVSLRLSKSSKSILGNGPLNMKKFLSFKNYLSLNESKDDTISTAERVKSFRTDEDPSLVELLFQYGRYLLISCSRPGTQVANLQGIWSKDNAPPWDGAQHLNINLQMNYWPALSCNLHECHEPLFEYMSSLSINGSMTAKVNYEANGWVAHQVSDLWAKTSPDRGEAVWALWPMGGAWLCIHLWEHYTYTMDKDFLKNKAYPLLEGCATFLLDWLIEGPGGYLETNPSTSPEHMFIAPDGKPASVSNSTTMDVEIIQEVFSEIVSAAEVLGRKEDELIQKVREAQPRLRPIKIARDGSIMEWAQDFEDPEVHHRHVSHLFGLFPGHTITVEKTPDLCKAADYTLYKRGEEGPGWSSMWKAALWARLHNSEHAYRMIKHLFDLVDPDRESDFEGGLYSNLFTAHPPFQIDANFGFPAAIAEMLVQSTLKDLYLLPALPRDKWANGCVKGLKARGGVTVNICWREGDLHEVGLWSKTHNSITRLHYRGTIVNLTISSGKVYTFNRELKCINTYTLSEAASC
- the LOC8272239 gene encoding LYR motif-containing protein At3g19508, whose translation is MQKALRVYGEVLRLVRQLPADTRPYYAKYARENFVNYREVDSNDDNALDELFRRAYNHSRWILNKYSVNDSVANKLKEICCG